The window CCTCGGGGAAAAACGTGGCCGCGGCAAGGGCGGAGATGAAGTGGGTGAAGCCCTTCATCGAGGCATCCTGTGCGGCGCGCTCTATCATGATGATAGCCGGCTGGCCATGCCTTCCCCGGAGACCGGGACCACAGCGAGCCGTCGTCCTACCGGGGGAGGAGGGGACGGACGATGGCCTCGAGGGGCGCCAGGGTCTGTTCCCAGTCGTAACGGGCGACGGCCAGGCGGCGCGCGGCCTCCCCCAGCTGCCGGCGACGGGCCTCATCCGTGGCTAAGGCGATCATCGCCTCGGCGAACGCCTCCCCATCGGCCAGCCACACATGCTCCTGATCCCGCACCGTTAACCCCTCGCACCCCATCGGGGTGCTGACAATGGCTTTCCCCATCGCCATCGCCTCCAGGACCTTGAGGCGGGTCCCCCCGCCGGCCCGCAGGGGCGCCACATAGACCGTCGCGGCAGCCAGATACGGCCGCACGTCGGGCACTTCCCCGACCACCTCCACGCCCGGGATCTCACTGAGGGCGCGCACCGCCGGAGCCGGGCGCCGGCCGACCAGGAACAGGCGCGCCGCGGGGAGGGCCGCTCGCACCCGAGGCCAGACGGCCCGGGCCAGCCAGAGGGCCGCGTCGATGTTCGGCCGGTAGTCCATCGACCCGGTGAACACGAAGGCCGGTTCCGGGAGCGGAGCCGGCGGGACCGCCTCGGGCCGGAAGAACGCGGTGTCCACCCCGTTGGGCGCCACCACCGGCATGCGGGCCATCCCCAGGGCATGGAGATCCCGGGCGTCGGGCTCCGAGACCGCGATCACCGCGTCCACGCCGCGCACCACCCAGGCCTCGTAGCGGCGGAGCCGCCGGGCCTGGATCCCCGAATAGAGCGCCCCGATCCATCGCCGCGGATCGCGCTGATCCGCCCGGAACAACCGTTCCTGCAGCCGGTATTCGGCGTTCAGCTCATCCAGGAGGAGGAAGGGACGGGATCCCGGGGGGCGCGGGAGCAGGGCCTCCACGGCCCAGGCCATCTCCAGCCCCTCGATGAGGATGAGGGCGACCGAGCCCCGGGCCAGGAGCGCCCGCATCCCCTCCACCAGGGCGGGGGTCCGATATCGGAAGGCGAGATCAGGCCGCGAGGAGGTCAGCAGCTGGCGCAGCCGGACCGGGAGGGGGCGCGGACGCCAGGGGAACAGCCGGATCTCGTGGGTCAGGGCCTGCCAGGAGGGCGGCGGCGGCCCCGGGCGCTCCGAGAGGGCCAGCACGGTGACCGGCCCCAGCCGGGCCAGCCGGCGCAACACGTGGAAGGCCCGGATGGAGCCTCCTTTATTAGGGGGATCCGGGAGCTCGGGGGCCAGGAACAGGATCACGCTGACCTCGATCCTGAGCAAAAGTGGGTCGCGGCTGAAGCCGCTCCTACCAGATGATGTTTAACGGCCGAGAACGCGGCGGTAAACCGCCCAGGTCTCGGCGGCGGCGCGGTCCCAGGAGAAAGCGGCGGACCGCTCCAGCCCCTGGCGGCGCATCCGCTCCCGCTGCGCCGCGTCCTCTAAGAGCGCCTCCATGGCTTCGGCCCAGCGCGATTCATCTTCGGCGGGCAGGACCATCCCCGCCTCTCCCACCACCTCGGGCAGCGCCCCCCGGTCGCTGACCACCACCGGGGTGCCGCAGGCCATGGCCTCCAGGGCCGGCAGGCCGAAGCCTTCATACAGCGAGGGGAAGGCCAGGAAGGCCGCCCCGTTGTAGAGGATCGCCAGGGTTTGATCGTCCGGCCCCTCGATCCAGCGCAGATGATCGGCGATGTGCAGGCGGTGGGGCCATTCCAGGATCTCCTGATACAGCCAGCCCCGCCGGCCGGCCAGCACCAGGGGCGGGGCGTCCGGGCGGCGCTCCCGCAACCGGGCATACGCCCGCAACAGCATGGGGATGTTCTTCCGGGGCTCCCAGGTCCCGACGAACAGCACATACCCCGGCTCCAGGCTCAGGCGCGCCAGAGCTTCCCGCACCTGCTCCGGGGGAAGCGGGCGGCACACCGCGCTGGCCCCCTCGTAGATCACCGTGATCCGGTCCTCCGGAACCCCCAGGTGAGCGATGAGGTCCGCTCGGGTGGTCCAGGAGACGGCGATGATGTGATCGGCCACGGCCACCGCCCGCTCGATCTGCCCGGCGTAGTAGCGCCGGCTCTCCCCCGTCATGAAATTCGGATACTTCAGGAAGTGCAGGTCGTGAACCGTGATGACCTTCCGGAACGACCCGGAGAACGGGGGGATGAAGTCGGGGCTGTGGAGCATGGCCACCCGCCGCAGGCTCACCTCCAGCGGCCACACATGCTGCTCCCAGCGATGATGCGGAGGGGTCCAGGCATGGGCGACCCGCACCTGAGGCCCGGCGGCCC is drawn from Thermoflexus hugenholtzii and contains these coding sequences:
- a CDS encoding glycosyltransferase; the protein is MILFLAPELPDPPNKGGSIRAFHVLRRLARLGPVTVLALSERPGPPPPSWQALTHEIRLFPWRPRPLPVRLRQLLTSSRPDLAFRYRTPALVEGMRALLARGSVALILIEGLEMAWAVEALLPRPPGSRPFLLLDELNAEYRLQERLFRADQRDPRRWIGALYSGIQARRLRRYEAWVVRGVDAVIAVSEPDARDLHALGMARMPVVAPNGVDTAFFRPEAVPPAPLPEPAFVFTGSMDYRPNIDAALWLARAVWPRVRAALPAARLFLVGRRPAPAVRALSEIPGVEVVGEVPDVRPYLAAATVYVAPLRAGGGTRLKVLEAMAMGKAIVSTPMGCEGLTVRDQEHVWLADGEAFAEAMIALATDEARRRQLGEAARRLAVARYDWEQTLAPLEAIVRPLLPR
- a CDS encoding glycosyltransferase family 1 protein encodes the protein MIRIGLDARLLAYRREGIARYILELASRLPQVIHDPDVRLVIFQSRKDPNTWAAGPQVRVAHAWTPPHHRWEQHVWPLEVSLRRVAMLHSPDFIPPFSGSFRKVITVHDLHFLKYPNFMTGESRRYYAGQIERAVAVADHIIAVSWTTRADLIAHLGVPEDRITVIYEGASAVCRPLPPEQVREALARLSLEPGYVLFVGTWEPRKNIPMLLRAYARLRERRPDAPPLVLAGRRGWLYQEILEWPHRLHIADHLRWIEGPDDQTLAILYNGAAFLAFPSLYEGFGLPALEAMACGTPVVVSDRGALPEVVGEAGMVLPAEDESRWAEAMEALLEDAAQRERMRRQGLERSAAFSWDRAAAETWAVYRRVLGR